The Morganella morganii sequence TCCGATGTGTAAGGGTTCGGAAATACCGGAATATCTTTCAGCTGCGGAAATTGTTTTTCATAAGCCATGCGCAGATCCGGTGCTTTTTTGGTCAGTGCATCATCCCATGCCGCAATACCTTTCAGCGGTTCAGACGGATGCAGAATATTCAGCGCAACCAGTACCCGGCTGTCTGCCAGCATGATACGGGATACCGGGGCATTGACGGTGACTGTCCGCCCGGCAATATCCGTCACCGTTATCAGTTCCGCTGTTGCATTGAGCGGAAACAGTGCCGCGAGTGCGGCACAAAGGGTGATGATAAGGGCCGGAAAACGTCCGGCAGCGTGGAATATGCGTTTCATTATATGAATGACCTTTAAAACTTCACGGAAGCCTGTGCAAAGAAGGTGCGCGGCTGCCCGGCGTAAATGCCGTAGTTATTATCTGTTGAACGGGTAAAGCTGGCCTGATCAAACAGGTTTTTCACCCCGGCGGCAAGTGTCAGATCTGACCATTGCGGGCCGAAATGATACTCCGCACGCGCATCCCACATCATATAGCCCGGAATAATGCCGTAACGTCCGTCTGCACTGCCTTCGGTAATGTAATTTTTCCCGGTTCCCGGTGACTGCTGTTTTGACTGCGCATAGGTGTTGAGATTCCACACCCAGTTTCCGGTTTCATAGCGGGCACCGGCAGTAAAGAGCTGGCGGGAGTAGAACGGCAGATCTTTATCCGCAAAATTACCGCGTTTGCTCACTGCTTTTGTGTAGGTATAAGTGCTGTAGATACTGACGCCGTCGAGCCATTTCGCGGTTTCACTCAGGTCATAATTCAGTGCCAGTTCTACCCCCTGATGGGTGGTCGCACCGAGGTTGGTCCAGCCGGTCGAGTTTTCAATGTATTGCAGCTGATCATTGAAATCGATATAGAACAGGGTCATTTCCGCAGACAGCAGACCATCATCAAACCGTGTACCGGCTTCATAGTTATGGGCTTTTTCCGCACTCAGGCCGTTTGCCGGATCATTACCCGCGCCGCCGGTATTGAGCTGGAAATATTGCAGGCTGCCGAATGAGCTGCCGGCGTTGGCGAACAGTTTCCACTGATCATCAATATGATAAATCACCGACAGTGCCGGTAACGGTTCGCTGTAGCTCTTGCTGCGGAACTGGTTACGGAAACCGTCATCGAGATGAATTTTTATATTTTCATAACGCAGGCCGGGAATAACCGTCCAGTTACCAACATTAATGGTGTCATCGATATAGATGGCATGGGCCTCTGTACCGCCGGAGGTGTGCTGATAGTAGCTGTCGGTCTGAGGGCGTGAGCTTTGAGAACCGGTCGGATACCAGCCGGAGCGGTAGGCTTTTTCATCCGCCGTTTCATTCAGATAGCGGTAACCCAGGGTGATTTCGTGGGACTGGTTATCAAAGCGGAACAGCTGTGAATAGCTCGGTTCAATGGCGTAAGCTGTGTAGTGACGCGGATAGGAAACAAGGCGGCTCTTACCGGCACTCGCATTTGTTCCCTCACTTTCAATATAACTGCCCCGGTAACTTTTGCTGAACCAGGTCAGTAATTCAAACTGTTTATCATCTTCCTGGTGGCGGTATTTAAAGGACATATCCTGACGGTTGCCTTCAAAACGGTCAAACGGACGGACAGACTGGTAAGGATCGGCTTTGTACTGTGCCTCTGTCAGGCCGCCCGGCATCCCGGATTGCGCATGGTAATAGTGAAAGTTTGCCAGCAACTCATCAGTGTCACTGAAGGCATAGCGGGTTTTCAGGATGATGTCATCAATATCGGTATTGTCATTATTCTTGCGGTAGCCCTGGCCGTGCAGACCGGAGTAGAGCAGCAGCGCACCTGCAGAACCGTCTTCTTTTGAGCCACCGACAGAGGCATCGGTCAGGGTTTTCAGCCCGCCGGTGCGTGCACCCTGTGTTTTGACGGACGCGGAACCGCTGAAGGTTTCCGGGATCGGTTTAGTGACAAAGTTAATCACGCCGCCGACGTTTTGCGGCCCGTAGCGGACAGAGGTGGCACCGCGCATCACATCAATGCTGCTGATTGAGCCTAACGAGAGTGGTGACATCGATAACTGCGGCTGCCCGTAGGGGGCAGCGGCCAGCGGAATACCGTCGAACAGAATGGTGGAACGCGGGGAAAGCCGTGCCGGAAGCCCGCGGATACCGACATTGAGTGAAACGTCACTGCCGCCGGTGCCGTTACTGTCCCGCACCTGAACACCCGGAATACCACGCAGGGCGTCCGCTATGGTTTCTGCCCCTGACTCATCGATTTGTTTTTTGGTTTTGATGGTCCGTGCGCCGCCGTGGTTCAGCAGCGTATCGCTGTTATCAGTGTTATCCAGCCAGTTGCCGACAACCACAACCGGGTCTTCGGTATCTGCGGTGGCGGCGATACTGCCACCGCTGATAACAGCGAGCGCCAGTGCCAGCGGCGTGAGGCGGGCAGGGCGGCAGGATGCGTTACAGGAATCAGTCATCACTCAGTTTTCCGTGAGAATTTAAGAAGACAAATGATAATAATAACTATTACCTGTGCGCAATAATTTTTTAACGGAAAGTTACTAATATGCTGATTTTTTGGTTCGAAATTCGGGGGTTAAATGATAGTCGTGAGAATTATTTTTGGTGTGAATGTGATCTTGCTGTTTTAGCGGGGAAAGGGCGGTTTTATGGATTAATCCGCCTGTTTTATTCTTTCGTTCCACATCTGGATGCAAGTGCATTTATCCATCTTCTGGTCAGTTGCCTTACCGGTTTATATCACGCCACCTTACCCCAAAATACCGGATAATTCCTTACTCCATATTGCATCTGTAAATAATGTAAATGTTAATCATTCGCGATAGTGATGTGTCGTGCCGGTTAATTTTTGCTTTAGATCAAGCAAAGGAATGATAGTCAGGAAAACCCCTTTTCACCGGTCTGAAATGGCGTATTCTTATGTTGCATATAAAATACAACTTATAAGGAAGCAAGAGCATGTACTGTGTGCAATGTGAACAAACGATGCGTACACCGGTGGGTAATGGCTGTGCCTATGCCCAGGGCATGTGCGGTAAAACCGCAGAAACATCTGACTTACAGGATCTGCTGGTGGCAGTACTGGAAAGTCTTTCAGCGTGGGCGGTTGCTGCGCGTGAATCAGGTATCATCG is a genomic window containing:
- a CDS encoding TonB-dependent receptor family protein; the encoded protein is MTDSCNASCRPARLTPLALALAVISGGSIAATADTEDPVVVVGNWLDNTDNSDTLLNHGGARTIKTKKQIDESGAETIADALRGIPGVQVRDSNGTGGSDVSLNVGIRGLPARLSPRSTILFDGIPLAAAPYGQPQLSMSPLSLGSISSIDVMRGATSVRYGPQNVGGVINFVTKPIPETFSGSASVKTQGARTGGLKTLTDASVGGSKEDGSAGALLLYSGLHGQGYRKNNDNTDIDDIILKTRYAFSDTDELLANFHYYHAQSGMPGGLTEAQYKADPYQSVRPFDRFEGNRQDMSFKYRHQEDDKQFELLTWFSKSYRGSYIESEGTNASAGKSRLVSYPRHYTAYAIEPSYSQLFRFDNQSHEITLGYRYLNETADEKAYRSGWYPTGSQSSRPQTDSYYQHTSGGTEAHAIYIDDTINVGNWTVIPGLRYENIKIHLDDGFRNQFRSKSYSEPLPALSVIYHIDDQWKLFANAGSSFGSLQYFQLNTGGAGNDPANGLSAEKAHNYEAGTRFDDGLLSAEMTLFYIDFNDQLQYIENSTGWTNLGATTHQGVELALNYDLSETAKWLDGVSIYSTYTYTKAVSKRGNFADKDLPFYSRQLFTAGARYETGNWVWNLNTYAQSKQQSPGTGKNYITEGSADGRYGIIPGYMMWDARAEYHFGPQWSDLTLAAGVKNLFDQASFTRSTDNNYGIYAGQPRTFFAQASVKF